A window of Strigops habroptila isolate Jane chromosome 5, bStrHab1.2.pri, whole genome shotgun sequence contains these coding sequences:
- the MBD5 gene encoding methyl-CpG-binding domain protein 5 isoform X4, with amino-acid sequence MNGGKECDGGDTDGGPPAVQVPVGWQRRVDQSGVLYISPSGSLLSCLEQVKTYLLTDGTCKCGLECPLILPKVFNFDPGAAVKQRTAEDVKADEDVTKLCIHKRKIIAVATLHKSMEAPHPSLVLTSPGGGTSATPVVPTRAATPRSMRNKSHEGITNSVMPECKTPFKLMIGASNAMGRLYVQEMAGSQQQELHSVYPRQRLGSNELGQKSPYRGSHGGMPSPASSGSQIYGDGSISPRTDPLGSPDVFTRNNPNFHGAPNSSPIHMNRTPLSPPSVMLHGSPIQSSCAMAGRTNIPLSPTLTTKSPVMKKPMCNFSTGMEIPRAMFHHKPPQGPPPPPPPPSCALQKKPLTSEKDPLGILDPIPSKPVNQNPVIINPTTFHSNVHSQVPVMNVSMPPAVVPLPSNLPLPTVKPGHMNHGSHVQRVQHSASTSLSPSPVTSPVHMMGSGIGRIEASPQRSRSSSTSSDHGNFLLPPVGPQSSCSGIKVPPRSPRSTIGSPRPSMPSSPSTKHEGLNQYKDIPNPLIAGMSNVLNPPNNAVFSTASAGSGSLKSQPGLLGMPLNQILNQHNAASFPASSLLSAAAKAQLANQNKLAGNNNNSSSNSGPVASGGNNEGHSTLNTMFPPAASVLLPTTEGQSGRAALRDKLMSQQKDPLRKRKQPATTVLSLLRQSQLDSSGVSKAGSDLIRKQSQSSFPVSSMSQLLQSMSCQSSHMSSNSTTSCGSSNTALPCSGNQMHFADTSMNSGSLQNSLAQSLPLRGEGVHCQNTNTNFVHGTSPGTTNHLAGLINQMQASGNCGMLSQSGMALGNSLHPNPPQSRIQASSTPVIPNSIVSSCNQTSPETGGSGLSSSIAIAGTSQPAMTKTTSVLQDGVIVTTAAGNPLQSQLPIGSDFSFAGHEHPLHFPQNSSSNNNLPHSLNQNLLNSLPISLPVNQQHLLNQNLLNILQPSAGEGDMSSINTTLNNHQLSHLQSLLNNNQMFPSNQQQQHLLQGYQNMQGFQGQPPIPGPANNPNPMACLFQNFQVRMQEDAAVLNKRMITQMGMAPVPDSSNTMLPPFQETSCDLQQRTEPSLGQQAKDNLTVAAQGDTSVDAIYKAVVDAASKGMQVVITTAVSSTTQMSPIPALSAMSAFTASIGDPLNLSSAVSAVIHGRNIAVSDHEGRIRSTRGTRILKNSEHGKNSSEGDGYEYYKSSSCNTPKKQWEGEQSPVSEVNRWKCDEFLDHSTHIHSSPCHERPNNISALPLLQGEQHQILLSQRNCQSDKMLEENFRYNNYKRTMMSFKERLENTVERCAHINGNRPQQNRGFGELLNTSKQELILEEQSPSSSNSLESSLVKDYIHYNGDFNAKSINGCVPSPSDAKSISSEDDLRNPDSPSSNELIHYRPRTFNVGDLVWGQIKGLTSWPGKLVREEEVHNSCQQNAEEGKVEPEKLKTLTEGLEAYNRARKRNRKSGKLNNHLEAAIHEAMSELDKMSGNVHQIPQGDRQVKPPKPKRRKISR; translated from the exons GTGCAACTCCAGTAGTTCCTACTCGAGCAGCAACTCCAAGATCAATGAGGAATAAATCACATGAAGGAATTACAAATTCTGTGATGCCAGAATGTAAGACTCCTTTCAAGTTGATGATAGGGGCATCTAATGCCATGGGTAGGCTTTATGTGCAAGAAATGGCTGGAAGCCAGCAACAAGAACTTCATTCTGTCTATCCTAGGCAGAGATTGGGTAGTAATGAGCTTGGACAGAAGTCTCCGTATCGTGGCAGTCATGGTGGGATGCCCAGTCCAGCTTCATCAGGATCACAGATATACGGAGATGGCTCAATCTCTCCTAGGACTGACCCACTTGGAAGCCCTGATGTTTTCACAAGGAACAATCCCAATTTTCATGGAGCACCCAACTCTAGTCCTATTCACATGAACAGGACACCTCTGTCTCCACCATCGGTAATGCTACATGGTTCTCCCATACAGTCATCCTGTGCAATGGCTGGAAGGACTAATATACCTCTTTCCCCAACCTTGACCACGAAAAGCCCAGTAATGAAAAAACCCATGTGTAATTTTTCAACTGGTATGGAAATACCACGAGCGATGTTTCACCATAAACCGCCCCAAGGTCCACCCCCACCTCCTCCACCACCTTCTTGTGCTCTTCAGAAAAAGCCATTAACATCGGAAAAGGATCCACTTGGCATACTTGACCCTATTCCTAGCAAACCAGTAAATCAGAATCCTGTTATCATTAACCCAACTACTTTCCATTCAAATGTCCACTCTCAGGTACCCGTGATGAATGTAAGCATGCCTCCTGCTGTCGTCCCTTTGCCAAGTAATCTTCCTTTGCCAACTGTAAAACCTGGTCACATGAACCATGGAAGTCATGTTCAAAGAGTTCAGCATTCTGCTTCaacttccctctccccttcacCAGTGACATCCCCAGTTCATATGATGGGATCCGGGATTGGAAGGATTGAGGCTTCTCCCCAAAGATCACGTTCTTCTTCTACATCATCAGATCATGGAAatttcctgctgcctccagtAGGACCACAGTCATCCTGTAGCGGTATTAAAGTTCCTCCCAGGTCCCCAAGGTCAACAATAGGGTCACCAAGACCATCTATGCCATCTAGCCCTTCCACCAAGCATGAGGGACTTAATCAATACAAGGACATCCCTAACCCATTAATTGCTGGAATGAGTAATGTATTAAATCCTCCAAACAATGCAGTTTTTTCTACTGCATCGGCTGGAAGTGGTTCCTTGAAGAGTCAGCCTGGTTTGCTGGGAATGCCTTTAAATCAGATCTTGAACCAGCACAATGCTGCCTCTTTTCCAGCAAGCAGTTTactctcagcagcagccaaagcacagctagcaaatcaaaataaacttGCTGGTAACAACAATAACAGCAGTAGCAATTCTGGACCTGTTGCCAGTGGAGGCAACAACGAAGGACATAGCACTTTAAATACCATgttccctcctgctgccagtgTACTTCTACCAACGACTGAAGGGCAAAGTGGCCGAGCAGCACTGAGAGATAAATTGATGTCTCAGCAAAAAGATcctctgagaaaaagaaagcagccgGCCACCACGGTGTTGAGTTTGCTAAGACAGTCTCAGTTGGACAGTTCTGGAGTTTCCAAAGCTGGATCTGATTTGATAAGAAAGCAAAGTCAAAGCTCATTTCCCGTCAGTTCTATGTCCCAGCTACTTCAGTCCATGAGTTGTCAAAGCTCTCACATGAGCAGCAATAGTACCACCAGTTGTGGGAGCTCAAATACTGCTTTACCTTGCTCTGGTAACCAGATGCATTTTGCAGACACCAGTATGAACTCTGGCAGTCTCCAGAACTCACTGGCACAGAGTTTACCCTTGCGAGGGGAAGGTGTGCACTGCCAGAACACAAACACTAACTTTGTCCACGGTACTAGCCCAGGCACAACCAACCATCTTGCAGGTTTAATAAATCAGATGCAGGCTAGTGGGAACTGTGGGATGCTCAGTCAGTCAGGAATGGCTTTAGGAAATTCATTACATCCAAACCCACCTCAGTCAAGAATCCAGGCATCCTCCACTCCAGTGATACCAAACAGCATTGTTAGCAGCTGTAATCAAACAAGTCCTGAAACAG GGGGTTCAGGACTGTCATCATCAATAGCCATAGCTGGCACCAGCCAACCTGCCATGACAAAGACAACATCTGTGCTTCAAGATGGTGTTATAGTCACTACTGCAGCTGGAAATCCACTTCAGAGCCAGCTGCCCATTGGGAgtgatttctcttttgctggCCATGAACACCCACTTCATTTTCCGCAGAACAGCTCTTCAAACAACAATCTTCCACATTCTTTGAATCAAAACCTCCTCAATTCTCTGCCTATCTCTTTGCCAGTGAATCAGCAACATCTCCTAAACCAGAATCTATTAAATATACTTCAGCCTTCAGCAGGAGAAG GTGACATGTCATCTATAAACACTACTTTGAATAACCATCAGCTGAGTCATCTCCAGTCGCTATTAAACAACAATCAGATGTTTCCTTCAAATCAGCAGCAACAGCACCTTCTCCAGGGGTATCAGAACATGCAGGGCTTTCAAGGCCAGCCCCCAATTCCTGGCCCAGCTAACAACCCAAACCCCATGGCATGTCTATTCCAAAACTTCCAg GTGAGAAtgcaggaagatgctgctgtCCTGAACAAAAGAATGATCACTCAGATGGGAATGGCACCAGTTCCTGACAGCTCCAACACTATGCTTCCTCCTTTCCAAGAAACATCTTGTGATTTGCAGCAAAGAACTGAACCATCTCTTGGACAACAAGCAAAAGATAACCTCACTGTTGCTGCTCAGGGTGATACATCGGTGGACGCGATCTACAAGGCAGTTGTAGATGCTGCAAGCAAAGGGATGCAAGTAGTAATCACCACTGCTGTTAGCAGTACAACACAGATGAGTCCTATTCCAGCTTTGAGTGCCATGAGTGCCTTCACAGCCTCAATTGGTGACCCGTTAAATCTTTCTAGTGCTGTCAGTGCAGTAATCCATGGAAGAAACATTGCTGTTTCTGATCATGAAGGTAGGATAAGGAGCACTAGAGGAACACGAATACTGAAGAATTCAGAGCATGGTAAAAATTCAAGTGAAGGGGATGGGTATGAATATTACAAATCATCAAGTTGTAACACACCCAAGAAACAGTGGGAAGGGGAGCAAAGTCCTGTCAGTGAGGTAAATAGGTGGAAATGTGATGAGTTTCTAGACCACTCTACCCATATCCATAGTAGTCCTTGTCACGAAAGGCCCAATAACATCTCCGCACTACCGTTATTACAAGGCGAGCAGCATCAGATACTGTTATCACAGCGAAACTGTCAAAGTGATAAAATGTTGGAGGAGAATTTCAGGTATAACAATTACAAAAGAACTATGATGAGTTTTAAGGAAAGACTGGAGAACACTGTGGAACGATGTGCACACATAAATGGAAATAGGCCTCAGCAGAACAGAGGATTTGGGGAGTTGCTGAACACTTCTAAACAAGAGCTGATTCTGGAAGAGCAATCTCCAAGTTCCTCAAATAGCTTGGAAAGTTCGTTAGTTAAAGACTATATCCATTACAATGGAGATTTTAATGCCAAAAGCATTAATGGGTGTGTGCCTAGCCCTTCAGATGCTAAAAGCATCAGTAGTGAAGATGACCTAAGGAACCCAGATTCCCCTTCTTCAAATGAGCTGATACATTACAGGCCGAGGACGTTTAATGTTGGCGACTTGGTCTGGGGCCAAATCAAAGGACTGACTTCATGGCCTGGAAAGCTAGTAAGAGAAGAGGAGGTTCACAATTCATGTCAACAAAACGCTGAGGAGGGGAag GTGGAGCCAGAGAAGTTGAAGACACTAACAGAAGGTCTAGAAGCTTACAACCGAGccagaaaaaggaacagaaa aagTGGAAAGCTAAATAACCATTTAGAAGCTGCTATACATGAGGCCATGAGTGAACTAGACAAAATGTCTGGGAAT GTCCACCAAATCCCACAGGGAGACAGACAAGTGAAGCCTCCAAAACCCAAGAGGAGGAAGATCTCTAGATAA
- the MBD5 gene encoding methyl-CpG-binding domain protein 5 isoform X2, with product MNGGKECDGGDTDGGPPAVQVPVGWQRRVDQSGVLYISPSGSLLSCLEQVKTYLLTDGTCKCGLECPLILPKVFNFDPGAAVKQRTAEDVKADEDVTKLCIHKRKIIAVATLHKSMEAPHPSLVLTSPGGGTSATPVVPTRAATPRSMRNKSHEGITNSVMPECKTPFKLMIGASNAMGRLYVQEMAGSQQQELHSVYPRQRLGSNELGQKSPYRGSHGGMPSPASSGSQIYGDGSISPRTDPLGSPDVFTRNNPNFHGAPNSSPIHMNRTPLSPPSVMLHGSPIQSSCAMAGRTNIPLSPTLTTKSPVMKKPMCNFSTGMEIPRAMFHHKPPQGPPPPPPPPSCALQKKPLTSEKDPLGILDPIPSKPVNQNPVIINPTTFHSNVHSQVPVMNVSMPPAVVPLPSNLPLPTVKPGHMNHGSHVQRVQHSASTSLSPSPVTSPVHMMGSGIGRIEASPQRSRSSSTSSDHGNFLLPPVGPQSSCSGIKVPPRSPRSTIGSPRPSMPSSPSTKHEGLNQYKDIPNPLIAGMSNVLNPPNNAVFSTASAGSGSLKSQPGLLGMPLNQILNQHNAASFPASSLLSAAAKAQLANQNKLAGNNNNSSSNSGPVASGGNNEGHSTLNTMFPPAASVLLPTTEGQSGRAALRDKLMSQQKDPLRKRKQPATTVLSLLRQSQLDSSGVSKAGSDLIRKQSQSSFPVSSMSQLLQSMSCQSSHMSSNSTTSCGSSNTALPCSGNQMHFADTSMNSGSLQNSLAQSLPLRGEGVHCQNTNTNFVHGTSPGTTNHLAGLINQMQASGNCGMLSQSGMALGNSLHPNPPQSRIQASSTPVIPNSIVSSCNQTSPETGGSGLSSSIAIAGTSQPAMTKTTSVLQDGVIVTTAAGNPLQSQLPIGSDFSFAGHEHPLHFPQNSSSNNNLPHSLNQNLLNSLPISLPVNQQHLLNQNLLNILQPSAGEGKSEVNLNPLGFLNPNVNAALAFLSSDVDGQVLQPVHFQLLATLLQNQAQAAAMLPLPSFNLTISDLLQQQNNPLPSVTQMTAPPDHLPSNQSESNRVETLLTNPLGNPIPSFSGTDTTSNPLLLPAVSGASALMALNPQLVGGVLNSASGNTANHPEVSIATSSQATTTTTTTSSAVAALSVSTLGGGTAVVSMAETLLNISNNAGNTSGPAKLNNNSVVPQLLNPLLGTGLLGDMSSINTTLNNHQLSHLQSLLNNNQMFPSNQQQQHLLQGYQNMQGFQGQPPIPGPANNPNPMACLFQNFQVRMQEDAAVLNKRMITQMGMAPVPDSSNTMLPPFQETSCDLQQRTEPSLGQQAKDNLTVAAQGDTSVDAIYKAVVDAASKGMQVVITTAVSSTTQMSPIPALSAMSAFTASIGDPLNLSSAVSAVIHGRNIAVSDHEGRIRSTRGTRILKNSEHGKNSSEGDGYEYYKSSSCNTPKKQWEGEQSPVSEVNRWKCDEFLDHSTHIHSSPCHERPNNISALPLLQGEQHQILLSQRNCQSDKMLEENFRYNNYKRTMMSFKERLENTVERCAHINGNRPQQNRGFGELLNTSKQELILEEQSPSSSNSLESSLVKDYIHYNGDFNAKSINGCVPSPSDAKSISSEDDLRNPDSPSSNELIHYRPRTFNVGDLVWGQIKGLTSWPGKLVREEEVHNSCQQNAEEGKVEPEKLKTLTEGLEAYNRARKRNRKSGKLNNHLEAAIHEAMSELDKMSGNVHQIPQGDRQVKPPKPKRRKISR from the exons GTGCAACTCCAGTAGTTCCTACTCGAGCAGCAACTCCAAGATCAATGAGGAATAAATCACATGAAGGAATTACAAATTCTGTGATGCCAGAATGTAAGACTCCTTTCAAGTTGATGATAGGGGCATCTAATGCCATGGGTAGGCTTTATGTGCAAGAAATGGCTGGAAGCCAGCAACAAGAACTTCATTCTGTCTATCCTAGGCAGAGATTGGGTAGTAATGAGCTTGGACAGAAGTCTCCGTATCGTGGCAGTCATGGTGGGATGCCCAGTCCAGCTTCATCAGGATCACAGATATACGGAGATGGCTCAATCTCTCCTAGGACTGACCCACTTGGAAGCCCTGATGTTTTCACAAGGAACAATCCCAATTTTCATGGAGCACCCAACTCTAGTCCTATTCACATGAACAGGACACCTCTGTCTCCACCATCGGTAATGCTACATGGTTCTCCCATACAGTCATCCTGTGCAATGGCTGGAAGGACTAATATACCTCTTTCCCCAACCTTGACCACGAAAAGCCCAGTAATGAAAAAACCCATGTGTAATTTTTCAACTGGTATGGAAATACCACGAGCGATGTTTCACCATAAACCGCCCCAAGGTCCACCCCCACCTCCTCCACCACCTTCTTGTGCTCTTCAGAAAAAGCCATTAACATCGGAAAAGGATCCACTTGGCATACTTGACCCTATTCCTAGCAAACCAGTAAATCAGAATCCTGTTATCATTAACCCAACTACTTTCCATTCAAATGTCCACTCTCAGGTACCCGTGATGAATGTAAGCATGCCTCCTGCTGTCGTCCCTTTGCCAAGTAATCTTCCTTTGCCAACTGTAAAACCTGGTCACATGAACCATGGAAGTCATGTTCAAAGAGTTCAGCATTCTGCTTCaacttccctctccccttcacCAGTGACATCCCCAGTTCATATGATGGGATCCGGGATTGGAAGGATTGAGGCTTCTCCCCAAAGATCACGTTCTTCTTCTACATCATCAGATCATGGAAatttcctgctgcctccagtAGGACCACAGTCATCCTGTAGCGGTATTAAAGTTCCTCCCAGGTCCCCAAGGTCAACAATAGGGTCACCAAGACCATCTATGCCATCTAGCCCTTCCACCAAGCATGAGGGACTTAATCAATACAAGGACATCCCTAACCCATTAATTGCTGGAATGAGTAATGTATTAAATCCTCCAAACAATGCAGTTTTTTCTACTGCATCGGCTGGAAGTGGTTCCTTGAAGAGTCAGCCTGGTTTGCTGGGAATGCCTTTAAATCAGATCTTGAACCAGCACAATGCTGCCTCTTTTCCAGCAAGCAGTTTactctcagcagcagccaaagcacagctagcaaatcaaaataaacttGCTGGTAACAACAATAACAGCAGTAGCAATTCTGGACCTGTTGCCAGTGGAGGCAACAACGAAGGACATAGCACTTTAAATACCATgttccctcctgctgccagtgTACTTCTACCAACGACTGAAGGGCAAAGTGGCCGAGCAGCACTGAGAGATAAATTGATGTCTCAGCAAAAAGATcctctgagaaaaagaaagcagccgGCCACCACGGTGTTGAGTTTGCTAAGACAGTCTCAGTTGGACAGTTCTGGAGTTTCCAAAGCTGGATCTGATTTGATAAGAAAGCAAAGTCAAAGCTCATTTCCCGTCAGTTCTATGTCCCAGCTACTTCAGTCCATGAGTTGTCAAAGCTCTCACATGAGCAGCAATAGTACCACCAGTTGTGGGAGCTCAAATACTGCTTTACCTTGCTCTGGTAACCAGATGCATTTTGCAGACACCAGTATGAACTCTGGCAGTCTCCAGAACTCACTGGCACAGAGTTTACCCTTGCGAGGGGAAGGTGTGCACTGCCAGAACACAAACACTAACTTTGTCCACGGTACTAGCCCAGGCACAACCAACCATCTTGCAGGTTTAATAAATCAGATGCAGGCTAGTGGGAACTGTGGGATGCTCAGTCAGTCAGGAATGGCTTTAGGAAATTCATTACATCCAAACCCACCTCAGTCAAGAATCCAGGCATCCTCCACTCCAGTGATACCAAACAGCATTGTTAGCAGCTGTAATCAAACAAGTCCTGAAACAG GGGGTTCAGGACTGTCATCATCAATAGCCATAGCTGGCACCAGCCAACCTGCCATGACAAAGACAACATCTGTGCTTCAAGATGGTGTTATAGTCACTACTGCAGCTGGAAATCCACTTCAGAGCCAGCTGCCCATTGGGAgtgatttctcttttgctggCCATGAACACCCACTTCATTTTCCGCAGAACAGCTCTTCAAACAACAATCTTCCACATTCTTTGAATCAAAACCTCCTCAATTCTCTGCCTATCTCTTTGCCAGTGAATCAGCAACATCTCCTAAACCAGAATCTATTAAATATACTTCAGCCTTCAGCAGGAGAAGGCAAGTCTGAGGTCAATCTCAACCCTTTAGGTTTTCTCAACCCGAATGTAAATGCTGCTTTAGCTTTTCTCTCCAGTGACGTGGATGGGCAGGTATTACAACCTGTTCATTTTCAGCTTCTAGCAACCCTCCTTCAGAACCAAGCCCAAGCAGCTGCCATGCTTCCCCTACCATCTTTCAATTTGACCATCTCAGATTTGttgcaacagcaaaataatcCTTTACCCTCAGTAACACAGATGACAGCCCCACCTGACCATTTGCCAAGCAATCAGTCAGAAAGCAACAGGGTGGAGACCCTTTTAACCAACCCCCTGGGCAACCCCATACCAAGCTTTTCAGGCACTGATACTACTTCTAaccccctgctcctcccagctGTCTCTGGGGCCTCAGCGTTAATGGCCTTGAATCCCCAGCTGGTGGGAGGTGTCCTGAACTCTGCATCGGGCAACACCGCTAATCATCCAGAGGTTTCCATAGCCACCTCCTCCCAGGCAACCACTACCACAACCACTACATCATCAGCAGTGGCAGCACTGTCTGTCTCAACCCTGGGTGGTGGGACAGCAGTGGTGTCAATGGCAGAAACATTGCTGAACATATCTAATAATGCTGGGAATACATCTGGTCCAGCTAAACTCAACAATAACTCTGTGGTGCCACAGCTACTTAACCCTCTACTGGGGACAGGTCTGCTTG GTGACATGTCATCTATAAACACTACTTTGAATAACCATCAGCTGAGTCATCTCCAGTCGCTATTAAACAACAATCAGATGTTTCCTTCAAATCAGCAGCAACAGCACCTTCTCCAGGGGTATCAGAACATGCAGGGCTTTCAAGGCCAGCCCCCAATTCCTGGCCCAGCTAACAACCCAAACCCCATGGCATGTCTATTCCAAAACTTCCAg GTGAGAAtgcaggaagatgctgctgtCCTGAACAAAAGAATGATCACTCAGATGGGAATGGCACCAGTTCCTGACAGCTCCAACACTATGCTTCCTCCTTTCCAAGAAACATCTTGTGATTTGCAGCAAAGAACTGAACCATCTCTTGGACAACAAGCAAAAGATAACCTCACTGTTGCTGCTCAGGGTGATACATCGGTGGACGCGATCTACAAGGCAGTTGTAGATGCTGCAAGCAAAGGGATGCAAGTAGTAATCACCACTGCTGTTAGCAGTACAACACAGATGAGTCCTATTCCAGCTTTGAGTGCCATGAGTGCCTTCACAGCCTCAATTGGTGACCCGTTAAATCTTTCTAGTGCTGTCAGTGCAGTAATCCATGGAAGAAACATTGCTGTTTCTGATCATGAAGGTAGGATAAGGAGCACTAGAGGAACACGAATACTGAAGAATTCAGAGCATGGTAAAAATTCAAGTGAAGGGGATGGGTATGAATATTACAAATCATCAAGTTGTAACACACCCAAGAAACAGTGGGAAGGGGAGCAAAGTCCTGTCAGTGAGGTAAATAGGTGGAAATGTGATGAGTTTCTAGACCACTCTACCCATATCCATAGTAGTCCTTGTCACGAAAGGCCCAATAACATCTCCGCACTACCGTTATTACAAGGCGAGCAGCATCAGATACTGTTATCACAGCGAAACTGTCAAAGTGATAAAATGTTGGAGGAGAATTTCAGGTATAACAATTACAAAAGAACTATGATGAGTTTTAAGGAAAGACTGGAGAACACTGTGGAACGATGTGCACACATAAATGGAAATAGGCCTCAGCAGAACAGAGGATTTGGGGAGTTGCTGAACACTTCTAAACAAGAGCTGATTCTGGAAGAGCAATCTCCAAGTTCCTCAAATAGCTTGGAAAGTTCGTTAGTTAAAGACTATATCCATTACAATGGAGATTTTAATGCCAAAAGCATTAATGGGTGTGTGCCTAGCCCTTCAGATGCTAAAAGCATCAGTAGTGAAGATGACCTAAGGAACCCAGATTCCCCTTCTTCAAATGAGCTGATACATTACAGGCCGAGGACGTTTAATGTTGGCGACTTGGTCTGGGGCCAAATCAAAGGACTGACTTCATGGCCTGGAAAGCTAGTAAGAGAAGAGGAGGTTCACAATTCATGTCAACAAAACGCTGAGGAGGGGAag GTGGAGCCAGAGAAGTTGAAGACACTAACAGAAGGTCTAGAAGCTTACAACCGAGccagaaaaaggaacagaaa aagTGGAAAGCTAAATAACCATTTAGAAGCTGCTATACATGAGGCCATGAGTGAACTAGACAAAATGTCTGGGAAT GTCCACCAAATCCCACAGGGAGACAGACAAGTGAAGCCTCCAAAACCCAAGAGGAGGAAGATCTCTAGATAA